One region of Salvia miltiorrhiza cultivar Shanhuang (shh) chromosome 3, IMPLAD_Smil_shh, whole genome shotgun sequence genomic DNA includes:
- the LOC131017426 gene encoding replication protein A 70 kDa DNA-binding subunit D-like gives MKIQYNFVEFKDIESKFDKKEEFGKREDVFGTLVRVENSKMVPTKTTSGAHSKTMRDITIVNKENQFMEISLWEDMAINEGDKLQKVLEQNPIIVITNVTAKKFLGALQLQSTVRSVLKLHQNVQRLNIWSKDPMKLMIH, from the exons ATGAAGATACAATACAATTTTGTTGAGTTCAAAGATATAGAATCAAAGTTTGACAAAAAAGAAGAATTCGGTAAGAGAGAAGATGTCTTTGGAACTTTGGTACGAGTTGAAAATAGTAAAATGGTACCAACGAAAACCACATCGGGTGCACATTCAAAAACAATGAGAGACATAACTATCGTAAACAAAGa GAATCAATTTATGGAAATTAGTCTTTGGGAAGATATGGCCATAAATGAAGGAGATAAGCTACAAAAAGTTTTAGAGCAAAATCCAATTATTGTCATCACAAATGTCACTGCAAAAAAGTTTTTGGGT GCTTTGCAATTGCAAAGTACAGTGAGATCCGTACTAAAACTTCACCAGAATGTCCAGAGATTAAACATATGGAGCAAAg ATCCTATGAAACTTATGATCCATTAA